The following is a genomic window from Sphaerodactylus townsendi isolate TG3544 linkage group LG16, MPM_Stown_v2.3, whole genome shotgun sequence.
caaaggggctgacaatctccttgcccttcccccctcacaacaaacaccctgtgaggtaggtggggctgagagctctgagaagctgtgactagcccaaggtcacccagctggaatgtgtgggagcgtacaggctaatctgaatcccccagataagcctccacagctcaggcggcagagctgggaatcaaacccggttcctccagattagatacacgagctcttaacctcctacgccactgctgataccTTTCATATGTCTGGGGAAAGGAGTTCTAGGCCAGGGAAATTTACAGCAGAATAAGCCTGATAGCCTTTCAGATGCCCTTTCCGGACTACGTGCATACTTTTTCAAAAATGTACAAGAAAAACAAAGGAGAACAAAAAATGCTGGGAATATGGGAACTGCATCACCGGCCACCCAGACATTCAAAGAATTTGTCTCTCCGCTCCCTTGCAGGGCCTGTCTCGGTTCAGCTGTGAACAGCGGGACACCGAAACCACCTGCAAGGGGGGACTCACTTGACGTAGTACTTGTGCAGCAGACTCAGGTTCTCTTGGAACAGCCGCAGGTAGCTCTCCAGGGAGTTCTCGTTGAGGGCCAAGTACAGCCATGCTCGACCTGCAGCGGGCagagaaggggccaaagagaaggGTCTTGATGGACACGCTTTTCTGGGCAAACATGTAGCCTGGCTTCTCTGGACTCGGCCACAGCTGGCACACAAAAGCCCTGTTACCAGCATCTTCAGGCCAggaagccaagaagaagaagaggaagagtttggatttgtaacccccctttctctcctgtaaggaaacgcaaaggggctgagaatctcctttcccttccccctcacaacaaacaccctgtgaggtggatgggactgagagaactccgaagaactcactctacctccctccctcccgccctccctccctctccctctccctctccctctctatctatcacatttataaaccgcccatccccgaagggctcaaacaacaatgcacagaataaataaactgtgactagcccaaggtcacctgactggcatgtgttggagtgcataagctaacctagttcaccagataagcctccacagctcaactggtagagtggtgaatcaaaccgggttccccagattggcagagtttgactcccaacaaatatcagagtAACTGAAATCTCCCAGTGCTACTACTTGTCTGTGAACATTGGAAGACACCAGATAACTCTTCGGTCTCTTCGGAAACAAgagtgatctcattgtggaggtctattacagacccgcacaatgagatcactgtcgTTTCTCTCCCctagatgctctcaacctggcttccaggatttaagtgtGATTTAAGATGTAATCATTCCTGACATAaaatgctcctcctcctccttttctagtTGATCTACTTCTGTGAAATAGGTCATACCCCtgaattattacattccaattatGAGAATCACCCCACCCAGTTTCAGTTATGCCCATtgtatcatatttgctttgccacGTGCAGAGTTCACGTTCATATTGTTTATTCCCCGTGGTCTGTGCATTAATGCACAGACATCTAAGGCCCTGGTTCATTCCCCCAGTACTCTACCACTGCACTGGTTCCAGCCGGGGCCACCAGACCTAGCTCCAGGCTTGTTTTGACCTTTGATGCTCCAAACAGCTCCACTCTAGAGGCCTCAAAGGAATCTGTGCCCCATCCCTGAAGAAGCTGCAGCTATTTGCATCCCGGAGGGCCAGTGGATGGGAAAAGGCTGCTCTGGTTGCCCAGCTGCTGTGAGCGACTAGATGGCCTTTACGTATGCGATGACGTTCTCCGAGTGACGTCACTTTGCAGTGAAATGGTCTGTGTCTGATGTTCAGACAGCAAGGAAGGATTCATGCATCCTAAATAAGTAATAACTCTCACAGAATCTGCATGTGTATAAAGCTGGGCAAGAACGAACACTTACAGACCTTCCAGCCAAGGGGaatacccccccgccccccgcccaatCTACCTCCAAGCAAAGAGACCTGGTCATTGCCTGGAGGAGCTCAGGCAGCCCTGCAAGCCCTGCTGCCCTTTCTGAAGGAAGTCAGAGGCCGGCACCTGGAACTAGCCCTGTCCCTGCTGTGTACTCTAGGCCGGGCCCtgttggaggagggggggggcagtgtaaagggagcagcttcagggtttcctggatgacgcatcggctttcgaccccttccagtccggcttccgtgctgggcatgggacggagaccgctcttgtcgccatcacagacacgctccgtatgcaactcgaccatcacagacacgctccgtatgcaactcgaccggggcggatcggcgctgctggttttgttagatcttaccgcagcgtttgatatggtcgatcacgaccttttgacccaccgcctggccgcttccggggtacggggcactgtccttcagtggattgcctcgtttctccgggaccggagtcagcaagtgtggtgcggggatgaagcctcccggaggtgcccgcttcagtgcggagtaccgcagggagcgctgctatccccgctattatttaacatctatatgcgaccacttgctcagttggtgcggagctttgggctgatctgtcatcaatatgctgatgacactcagctcattctgttgatggaggggggagcggttgccgcccctgcggctctccagcattgtttggaggcggtagctggttggttgcggcagagcaggttgcaactgaatccatcgaagacggagatcctctggctagaccgcaggggtgaggttagggatttccagccgccggtgtgggagggggtctcattggcgccgaccccctctgttcgcagtctgggggtccacctggattcgtctctctcaatggagacccaggtggcccatacaacccggactgcatttttccatcttcgccaggcccggcggttggctcccttcctctcccaggcggatctggccactgtgatccatgcaacggtcacctccaggctggactattgtaactcgctgtacgccggccttcccttgcgtttgattcggaagttaaaactggtccaacatgcggcagcacgcctgctcacaggaggcgccttcagagaacacatccagcctgtgttgcgacagctgcattggctcccggttgaattccgaatcatcttcaaggtgtgggttttgacctttaaggctttgcgcggcctgggaccctcgtaccttcgggaccacatcaccccatatgtcccaactcggcctctgcgctctgcagaggccaacttactggtggcccccggcccctctatgatgcggctggcctccacgcgggccaggacctttacggcactggccccggcctggtggaacacccttcctccagctgtccgggccctgcgggacctgggtgagttccgcagggcctgtaagactgtgttgttccaccgggcctttggagtgtccagctgctgacatggtgcccccttactgccctgcccctagggcagttacatcagggtcccctcatattgaggggtcctgccatccccccctatgggggtaggttttaaattggggtcggacgccttttattatgtattatggttttttgctgttttatgagttttaagctattttatgggatggagcctatgtgtttatatttgtacgaccgctcctgttgatgttgtagtgaatgttgttcaccgcccggagcccttcggggatcgggcggtatacaaattaaataaataataataataataataataacattccCAGGCACGGTCCCCTCGGTCTGAGGCAGGTTGGCCACCAGCATGCTTACTGCGTCCCAGGTTGGTCGCCACGTGCTGAAGCACCTCTATCTGCTCGATGGCTTCTCTGCGGGTGAAGTGGACCACCAAGACCCAGTAGCCTGAAGGGAGGTCTTGAAGGCTGTGGAAAGAGAGGAATGAGGGAGGAGGGCAGCACCTCTGGCTGGTTGGGGGGTGACTTTGCGGCAGAAGCCTCGGGAGATGGAAcctccctcccagtggtgggatccaaaaaatttaataacaggttcccatggtggtgggactcaaactgtggcgtagcgccaacggggctgggcggggcacgacagggcgtggccgggtattccgggggtggggcggggctgtggcaaggacgcagccgctgcaccggtccttgggcgggaaacgaatgcacgcaggcgcaggctgccacgcacgccggtgcacctcctgctagactgctccaagttctgcgcactactgctgagaggaggggcgtaactaaggcaaaaattacctggcaaaatcaccaatgagtaaccccctctcggcacacacaaataattagtaacctactctcgggaacctgtgagaacctgctggatcccacctctgcctcctctccttcccaggtccTGACTGGCTCGGCATTAAAAGCAGGAGCAGACTCCCGTGATACAAGGGCCTGTAGACCCAAGGGAACTTGATTCTTTGACACACatgagtgtgcgtgtgtgtgtgtttgcaggcACCAACCGGGGCCATTGCGCTGCTTTCCCATAGTCCTTTGCCTGTAGGCTTCTGTCTGACCACTCCAACAAGCAGAAGAGTTCTGCCTCTGCACCCTGCCAAAGGCCGGGAGAATGGCCAGACTCGGGCCCAAGGTTTGCGGGACCCACGCTCCTCACCACGCCTGCAGCCTACAGGACCACAGCCCTCGCCCACTTGCTCGAGACCCCAGGGGAGATGTGCTCGGGCTGCCTACCCATAGAGCAGTGCATGGTCGATGTGCTCGCAAAGGCGCTGCAGAACCTTGTCGTGGTTCCTGATGGCTGGCGTCTCGTCTTCGCACGCTGCAAAGTAACTCTGCAACTGAGagcaagagaaagaaaagcagccaGTGAGCAACCAGAGGGCCGAGCCGTCGCAGCACAACTTGGGCAGGCAAGGAGGAGCCGTGCGGAGTCGGCTGCAGCAAGGTCCTCCTGTGGGATCTTTGGGCTTCTAGTCATGTGTCAGGGAACACTGGGGCTTCCCGGAACTTCTGTTGTTTAGAGCTCTGGTGGGTTCCCGACTCCAACAGTCTGAATCCTGTTGCATGACTTATGGGACGTCCCCTCTTCTTGATCGCAGGAGCAGAGCGGGGAGCTCAGAGGCTGAAGGGAGACGGAAGTAAACTCAGAGTCCTTGGGACAGGCCGGGCAGAGCCTTGCAAGAACCTCCCGGCTGCCTCCCTTGGCCTCAATGCGCAGCACGCAACAGCCTGGAAGAACTGGGCTGGTGGCATCACCCCCAACCGCGGCAATGGGCGCAACACCCAACAGCACCCATGAGTACAGAGGGGGCAGTACTGCTTCTGCCTCCAGGTGTCATTTTCTCCCGTGTCTTCCGGATCACCTGGCAGGGTACCTACCCTGACTATTTTGGCCCTCCCAAGGACTCTGGCAAGGCTGGCTGAGAAATGATGAGGCATAATAGCTCCTTATGGAACGCTGCTTTGAGTCATGGCTATTTATAAACCGTGGGACAGGAGAAAAAAGAACTGTCCGTGTCTAAGAGGCACGGGTGGCACTGCCGGAGTTCATCTCCTGTAGGGATAAACAGCACCAAAAACTGGCTAACATTTCTATTCCACCTTGTCCCTTGCAACTAATGGCAGCTCGAGGTTTAGCTTGGAGGAGCTCCGTTCATCTCTGAGCCTGAAGGGTCAGGAGGAATATTCTCCTGGAtcagctgggcaaaagtcctTGTTTTGGATTGGGAACGTCCCCTGCAGCGTGGGCTACAGGGACACCCTTGGGAACTCTTCCCTTGAACCGTCAGGTGCCTGCTCAGGCCAGAGAGCAACCACTGGGCCCAGCTCACTGGTCCTCAGCAGGGCCTGAACCGCCTGGCTTAGCAGCCTTCCCTCTGCCTGCAGGAGCTCCCCAGCTTCCAGGACCAGACAGACAAAAAGAACTCCTCAGGCTTCCTTTGAGAGGCAACTGGTGCGGAGGATGCAAAGGCCACCTGAACTGCAATGCTTTAGTCGGCCGGGAGGCAGAGCTGCTGAGCCCCCTGGAACTGCTCGGAGGCATCCTCTGGCGAGCTCctgctcagaaggggaactctccAGCCAAGGCCCGGGACACAGCAAACCTCAgcgcagaagctgctgctgccacccagcAGCCAAGCCCCAGGCAAAGCGCGTGACCACGCCAGGAGAGGAGCAGCCACTTCGCGGGAAGCggtgggggaaaggcagagacCGACCAGAAAGCGAAGTGCTGCACGGCTGAGGCCTCAACCCTCTGAAGACAAAAGGAGCCCCCTTAAGTGGACTTGCGATGATCAACTTCAGCACACAGATGTGAAACTTCTTTCCAGGCAGAAGAGCGCCTGCGTTCACTTCCTACAGTCACATGGCAACTGACGATGATCATCGGGCCTCAGCATGACCTGAGGCTCCTTGGGGCtcaaccccaccccatcccaccccacaagtctcctgcccacccaccccctttgttTCAGGCAACACACCATGCTGGGCTGGCTGCAGAGTGCAGGATACAAGCAAGGGAAAAGCACACTTCAGCTGCTCCcagctactccccccccccccgaagagtTCTGCATGTCCAGCAGCTGCTTTGCAGTCGCCAGTTCCTCCGGCCGCTCATGTGACTCCACGGCATGGCCATTCCACACATTTGTCAGCTGTCCCACAAGCACAGAGGAGGGTGAGCCAGCCCCTGGAGAAACTCCGCTTCCTAAGACTGGGCTTCCAGGCCTCGTGAGACTACGGCCCCAAACTGCTAGGCCAGGAGGGTTCTGAAGTCcctcccgtgtgtgtgtgtgtgtgtgtgtggctcctATGAATGGGCAGCAGAGCTGAGCTCCAGGGGTCCCAACCCACCGCTGGTCCCATCACTCCTGCATCCAGCCACTCTCTCCATGTGTGTACGGAAATGCCACACTGGGGGAACAACTTCAGCACACGAGTCACTTGCAACACCACGCTTGGGACAGAGGGAAGGGGCATTCCTCTTATGGGATGCACACACCCGTGCTTAAGGCTTCTGGACCCCGTGAAGCACCTCTTGGCACACGACGACGGGTATAACGACAACAACAGTTAAAAACAGACTCAAATATGTGGCTCCCAACCAAAGAATTCTGGGACCTGTACTTGTGCAGAAGTGGTCAGAATGACGCACAAGGAACTCTCAGTGCGCTCTTCAAGAAGTCACTGTTCCCACAattctcttttttggggggtgggtggggaggagggccaGGTGAGAGCAAAACATGTTGCAAACTGGCCCACCCCCTAAAAGGGCCAAAGGGAGCTCTTCGCCTGGCCTGGCAGGTTCTACGAGGAGGCTGTTGCGATCACGCAATCCCATGGGAATGAAGCACTGCCATTAACCCTTTCCCTCCCATGCCGGGAATATCAGGCATCCTCTACTGCAAGAGTAGTGGCGCCAAGGACAGCCCCGGGCAGAGACCGCAGAGCCACCGTTGAGCGTGGGCTGCCGTCCAGAACGCGTAAAGGGAGGTCTGGAGGACCTGcagcccgtccgtccgtccgtctgccCGCCCGCCTCCAAGGACTCCCAGCGCCAGAGCCTTTCAGAGCAGCCCCCGGGCAGTGTCTCAGCAGCCGCTTTGCCCTCCAGGACTTGTTCCGAAGGCGGCAGAGAGCACCTCCCGGTTAGGTGAGGCCTCCTTCAGCACCACCGTCAGCACCGGCGGCCCAGCCGTGGGCACAACTGCACAGGGGCTGGACCACTTCCTGCTCTGCCTGtgcctgtggggtgggggcgggacaATCCCGGGATGCTGACAGTGACCCTGAATGATGGCGGAGGGAGGCCAGAGCCCAGCCTGGGCAAGAGACGTGGGGCTGAGGAGGCagaatggggggagggatggggggcgCCCCCAGGAGACCAGGCTTCGTGGGAAGAGCAGCGCCCCAGAGGCCGGACGGCTGTCCCGCGGAGCCCACCCGCGCATCCAGCATGGCGGgcagggcgtgtgtgtgtgtgtgaacaccaCCCAGCGGGGAAAGTCCGGGGCGCGGTCtggggcagcggcagcagcagcaccgcccCGTCCGGCAAGAGCGGGCAGAGGGGGCCAGCCAGGTGGCGGCGGGGGGTCTGGGAAGGGGCCCGTCCCGTCTGCGGGGCTCAGAGCGGCGTCTTGTCCTCCCCGCCGGCCGGCCCGTGGGGTCCAGGGAGAGGGCTGGTGCTGGGCGGAGTCTCTGCCCTCGACGGAACCGCTGCCtggtccccctccccagccaggaGAGGCACCGGGGGGGGGCTCTATCGCCGCCCCCACACCCCGGCTTCGCGGCCCAGCGGCGgccagagaggagggagggagggaggcgctgGCTGTGGGGCggcccaggggggagggggacaccagaggccgccccccacccccccgccaggcCGACTGACGTGTCCCTCTCTCCGGCGCCTCGGGGACCCCCCTCCCGCCGTGTGAATGGGGGGGACCCGCGTGCGGCGCTCTGACCTTCTTGACGGAGAGCGAGATGTTGTGCAGGATGCGGTCCTTCACCTCGGCCGGCTCCATGGCCGCCCCCCCGACGGCGCCCCTCGcggccccccgcccccgccgccgcgcccgccgccgccgccgctccgtcCTGCCGGCCCCGCTGGCCAACCagaggccgggcgggcggcgcccCGACCCCCGGATCCCCTCGGCCGCCCCGACCCCCGACGCCGCTTCCAGGGAGGGAGGACCGCCGGCGCCGCCCCCGCCCACCCGGGCCGCGTGAcgggaagggggcggggcaccTGCCGGCTTCAGGCCGCTCCCCGGCGCCAGGCATGCCGGGAGTTGTAGTCCGCGGGCGGGTCCCCGGCCGGTGCCTGCAGAAAGGGCGCAGAAggagccccctcctgccccccgcgAAACTGCCGCGCCCCCCCTCGCCGCGGGGGTCCAGCCTCCTGCCCACACatacggggggtggggcggggggctggATCCAAGcacacagcgcccccccccccacgcgggGGTCTCACTGCTTGGGGTCGTGGGGAGCAAGAACATCTCGCCACTCGCCAGGATGCAGCGGAGTCCTCGAAGATGCTCCCGCCGACGCCCCCCCCTCGCCTTCTGCACCCGAGCAAAACGAAGCGCTCTGCGGGGGTCGCCCTTGTGCTCACCTGGAGCGCCCCGAGGCCGGCCAAGGGACGGGCCAAGCCCCCTTCCGCTGAGGGGCGCCCAGAAGCAAGGCTCAGGCATCGGCTCTTTAAAAATTAGGAGCAAACttcaaggggcgggggggagacaccccccccccccacaggtgccCCAGGAAAGCTTTGCTGAACATGACTGCAGTTCCTCTGGCTGGCAGCCCGCCCTGCGCGGAGGGCTCCGTGTGACCAAAGCGGTCCCAACAGATTAaaaccagacacacacacacacaccccccgggAGCCTCCAAGGCTGCACTGTAAAGGCTCCAAGCGCAGCTTCCGGGTGATGCTGAGCAGACCCGCCGCCCAGAAAAAAGGGGTCCTTTAGCCAGAcggcagacacacacaccccgcacatCCACCATCCAAAGGCACCTAAGTGGGGGCTGCCTCCATTGCCCTGGGCAACGAGCTTCTAGCAGCCTGGGCTCCCCCGTCCATCCAGAGATGGAGGCAACAGCTGAGTTCACACACTGCAAAGACCACTGTCCTTCGTATGGGTTGGCTGCCCTTCCTTCACCAGAGCTTGAATCCACCGagaagcaccccccacccccccaactttATGAGAAGGAAGGCTTCTTTCCACTGCAGGGCGCTGAGGAGGCAGCTGGACCTGTGCGGGGAGACACAGATAActgctggattcccccccccccccacagctgggTAGATTTATGCAGACTCAAAGGGTGGAGTAGACTGACATCTTGAGACTGACAACCAAATAAATCCACAATGCTTTCCTGCCTGTCCTGTGAGCAGAATCTGCAGGAGTGGGGGGGAGAATGAGAggacattctcccccaccccttcccttggaGCCAACCCTTTTCCTTGAAGGCAACCCCATGCCTGTCCTTTCCCCTTAGGCTAGCAGCAGCATCTGGGGCCAGAACACGCAAGTGATTCTGGAATGCCAccctcttctcacaatactagaaccagggggcatacattgaaaatgctggggggggggggggattttaaagactaataaaaggaaacacttcttcatgcaatgtgtgattggtgtttggaatatgctgccacaggaggtggtgatggccactaacctggaaagctttaaaaggggcttggacagatttatggagaagtcgatctatggctaccaatcttgatcctctttgatctgagattgtaaattccttaacagtccaggtgctcgggagcaacagccgcagaaggccattgctttcacatcctgcacatgagctcccaaaggcacctggtgggccactgtgagtagcagagtgctggactagatggacgctggtctgatccagctggcttgttcttctgttctcagCAGTGCTGCTCCCTGTGTTCCTGTCACAACTGGCCAGGGGCCGGCCGGGAACCCTTTGcacacaagcccccccccccccccaatgccctgCCCTTTGCTCAGCATGCTCAGCCCGCAGGCACGACTGCTTAGCAAGGGGCCTCTTCGGCACAAGCCCTGCGCTGAATACAACAACAGGCTCATGCGCTGCAGCCATGGCTAGTAGTGGCACTTGTGCGGAAAGCGTTTTCGAAGCATGGTGTTTCTTTCGGACTTGCATCTTGCATTAAAACCAGGAATTTAAATAAAAGATTATCTTTATTTCATAATGCAGTACCTCAATAATAGTAGTAATTAAAAGTTGACATGTGGTTcaagatttgatttttttttaaagcctgaatTGAACAAGGGGAAAAAGACAGACAGAGGATACTTTGGCtgaaaataaagcattaaaaaaacaaacatctaGCTCAAAAACCCAAGCAGAGTACTCTATGCAGTCAAGATAAATTCTTGAAGGAAGTAAAGAGCAGGAGCCTGGCCATCTTTTTCACGGTTATGTAGGAACGACAATATTCTTGGCTAACAAAATGAGGAGGGCAAGATCCACGTTGCCACCAGCTTGCTCAAGGGCCTCGCTGGCTTCCTGGGGTGTGAAGCCTGCTCTCGTAATTTGAGCAATGTCCACAGAGGAGAAAAGTGGAGGCCGAGAAGGTGCAGAATCCATTTCTGGAGAGCAGATGTGCAGCGCAGCTGGTTCAGTGGCATCCGAGGAGACCGGCACTCCAGGCTCTCCTGGGGGAAAATCCAGAACCCTCCAAGATTCAGTGCCCCGCGTGAGGTCAGAGGGAGTCTGCTCCACAGCTTCGTCGCCTGCAGCATGGTCAGGAGACAAGCACGGAGATAACATTTCAGTGCACTCACCACACGGAGGCGGTTGGGAGGCTGCGGAAGATCTCCGAACAATGGAGCTGTCCCAACCCAAAGGCTCCTGGATGAGGAGAGAATCTGGTGGTTCCAGGGCCTCCTGCCCGTCCTCTGCTCCAGCCCCAGAGAGCCACTCCCCTGCAGAGGCTCCAGCCCCAGGACACGCCGGCACCCCTTCGGGAGAGGAGAGTTCCACATCCCGGATGTCTCGGCCACATCCACGCTCCTCTTGAAAGGCAGCGTCCTCTTCAGGAAAGGTCCTTGGCTGATCAAGGCTCTGGGGCCAAGAAGCCTTTTTGTAGCTGGCAACCAGAAGCTGATGGAGCTCCTTCAAGGCTGACGTGAGGGAGGGACAAGCCCCTTCCGCCTGGTGGCCCACCTGcccttcaggaggaggaggaggaggacctgaGCAGCCGGCAGGGGCAGCCATGTCTGCGGattccactgctgctcttccagGCTGCCCCAAGTCCTTTGCAGAGATAGGATCAGCGGAGAGAGAAGAGTCAGGCTGGGATGACTGGGCCTCCATCATGGAGCACTCCGAGTTCACGGCAGACAAACCAAAgcgctgctctttcagctggctcTCCGCAGAAATAAGGACCTGATCTGTGACCTCCACTTCCATGACGGTTTCATCCCCAGGAAGCTGGTGTGGCGCAGATTCTGGCCTCTGGGTCCCCTCACAGGAAAACTTCCACCCCTCAGGCAGAACGTGATCCATGGCCTGCCCTCCACGTGCAGGGGATGGGGATTCACCCTTGGCAGACAAATCATCTTGGCTTCTGGTTGTCTCGTCTGGGGGCTGTTCCGGGCCAAGCTCTTCATGGGGACTGGGACCCATTTGGCTCAATTTCAAAAGCgagggaggcagcagaccagcgACGTCTCCTGCTGGGGCATAACTACTCCCTCCTGTTTCTTCCAAAGGAGACTCTAGACCTGGACCACTGCCCTTAGCACAAGATGGCATTGGAGTGCCAGAAGTGACCAGTTTTGCACACGTGTTGGGTGAGGGACTTTTTGTATGACGGCACGGTTCTGTTGCAGCTCGAGAAGCATCAACTCGGGTGAAAGTTTCACCATCAGAAAGATCCAGCAGTCCTTCCCTCCCGAGAGCGGCTGGGCACTCAGGAAGGGATTCTACAGACTTTGCAGCTGTCGGGTTAACAGTCTGAGCCAGACTGCACTTGTGGGAGCAGAGGGTgggagcagaggcggagcgatcGAGGGGCCGCCTGAAGGACTTCCTGGTCTTCAGAGCCACTTCGGGAAAATGGACTGGATGCTGAAATCCATCAGAACTCGGCAACAAAGACTGTTTCGGTGAGGTAGTTTCTTTGCCAGTAATCTCTGTgcggagggaggaagagagaaaagagctGCATCAGATTCTGAACATGACCCAGGGTGCTGGTGCCACTTTGACCAGAGAGGGGCAAAGCGCACTCAGCGGCCTTACTCTGACCAGCATGCATCTGGAGTGAGGGACAGGGTCAAGGGAAAGGCTCTCACCTGCCTCAGCAATTCAAGCACACTTAATAACCAGACAATCAGAGAGACCACAGAAGGTTTTATTATTGTCATTTCTCAAGAAATTGcactaatgtaaaaaaaaaggggggctcTCAAATTATTTTGACAAAGACGATGAGTTGTGTTGCCTCGGTTCTTCCTCTCCTCAACGAGACAGAAAAGCACAGTTGGCTCAGCAGCCCGCTAAGCGACACACTCTGACCAGCTCAACTGTGGC
Proteins encoded in this region:
- the DDI2 gene encoding LOW QUALITY PROTEIN: protein DDI1 homolog 2 (The sequence of the model RefSeq protein was modified relative to this genomic sequence to represent the inferred CDS: substituted 1 base at 1 genomic stop codon), producing MLLTVFCLRRDRSELTFSLQVDADFELQNFRALCELESGIPAAESQIVYAEVPLTDNHRSLASYGLKDGDVVVLQQVENAEKRPAAAFPGLPRIDFSSITVPGTSAQTAPMPPQQPGPPSRASPPEVPPAPPGLDNPGLLRDMLLSNPHELSLLKERNPPLAEALLSGDLEKFTQVLVEQQQDRARREQERLRLFSADPFDLEAQAKIEEDIRQQNIEENMTIAMEEAPESFGQVVMLYINCKVNGHPVKAFVDSGVQMTIMNWLAXEVQHPIRLVDRRWAGIAKGVGTQKIIGRVHLAQVQIEGDFLPCSFSILEEQPMDMLLGLDMLKRHQCSIDLKKNVLVIGTTGSQTTFLPEGELPECARLAYGAGREDVRPEEIADHELAEAIQKSVEEAEITGKETTSPKQSLLPSSDGFQHPVHFPEVALKTRKSFRRPLDRSASAPTLCSHKCSLAQTVNPTAAKSVESLPECPAALGREGLLDLSDGETFTRVDASRAATEPCRHTKSPSPNTCAKLVTSGTPMPSCAKGSGPGLESPLEETGGSSYAPAGDVAGLLPPSLLKLSQMGPSPHEELGPEQPPDETTRSQDDLSAKGESPSPARGGQAMDHVLPEGWKFSCEGTQRPESAPHQLPGDETVMEVEVTDQVLISAESQLKEQRFGLSAVNSECSMMEAQSSQPDSSLSADPISAKDLGQPGRAAVESADMAAPAGCSGPPPPPPEGQVGHQAEGACPSLTSALKELHQLLVASYKKASWPQSLDQPRTFPEEDAAFQEERGCGRDIRDVELSSPEGVPACPGAGASAGEWLSGAGAEDGQEALEPPDSLLIQEPLGWDSSIVRRSSAASQPPPCGECTEMLSPCLSPDHAAGDEAVEQTPSDLTRGTESWRVLDFPPGEPGVPVSSDATEPAALHICSPEMDSAPSRPPLFSSVDIAQITRAGFTPQEASEALEQAGGNVDLALLILLAKNIVVPT